In Desulfurococcaceae archaeon MEX13E-LK6-19, the genomic window ACTGATAATTGGCGCTGGGATTACTGGTCTCTCCATAGCACGTGTTCTCAGTATGTATGAGAATCTTGACGTGGTTGTTGTCGAGAAAGAACCTGATGTTGGGTGGGGTGCTACCAAGGCTAATACAGCTATAATCCATCCATGCCATGAAGAAGACCCCGACAAGCATCCACTCAGAGCAAAACTATGCTTGGAGGGGCATGACCTCTGGTATAAGTGGACTAAAGAACTCGATATACCCGTGAAGTGGCCTGGGGAACTCATAGTCGCGACAAACGATGAAGAGGCTAGTGCTCTTAAACACTATCTAAGCCTTGGTATGAGAAACGGTGTAGCTGGCGTAAGAATTGTTGACAAAGAAGAGCTTGCCGCTCTAGAGCCGAACGTGAACCCTAATGCTATAGCTGGCTTGTGGGCGCCTACAGCCGGACAGATGAGTCCTTGGGAGGCAGCTGTTGCTCTCGCTGAAAACAGTGTATCCAATGGTGCCAGAATCCTCTTTGAGACAGAGGTAAAACGTGTTGTTGTCAGGGAGAAGAAGGTTGTTGGTGTAGAGACTAATAATGGTTTCATCGAAGCAGACATGGTTATCAATGCCGCTGGCATCCATGCAGACGAGATCTCTAGGTCTGCTGGTATAGACGAGTTCACTATTTTCCCGAGGAGAGGAGAATACGTTATCTACGATGAAGATGTCGACATCAAGGTTAAACGGATCGTACACACGGCACCGACACCCAAAACCAAGGGAGTCTATGTCACCACAACACTTGAAGGGAACCTGCTGATAGGCCCTACGGCCGAGGACCTGCCCATTGATGCCAAGGAGGAAAAGTCTACTACAAGAAATGGGATCAAGTACATACTAGAAGCCGCCAAGAAGATCCTTAAGACTATTCCTCCAAGGACAAAAATCATCAGGATGTTCGCTGGCTTGAGACCAGAGCCCTCCACGGGAAGCTTCATCATAAAATTCTATGAAGAGCCATGGGGCTTCATAAACGTGGCTGGGATAAGGTCTCCTGGATTAACAGCAGCACCGGCAATAGCCTATTATGTAAGAGACATGATTGCCGAGAGAACTAGTCTCGTGGAAAAGAGGAAATGGAACCCGATAAGAAGAGGGATCAAAAGAATCAGTAGAATGAACCAGGATGAGAAAGCCAGAATCGTTAAGGAAAACCCCAGGTACGGTAGGATCATTTGCTTGTGCAAGGAGGTGTCGGAAGCAGAGATCATTGAGGCGATAAAACGTATGAAAGCCATTGGGGTCAAGACTATTACTCTTGACGGGATAAAGTTTAGGACACATGCTATGTTCGGTAGATGCCAGGGATCGTTCTGTAGACTGAGAATAGCCCTCTTGATATCAAGAGAACAAGACATACCTCTGTGGAAAGTCAGCTTCAAGGGATCCGGGAGCGAGTACGGTGTCGGTGAGGTGAAAGAGGTTTTCAAGGAGGTGTAAGACATGGCCGGGCTTGTCTACGACGTAGTCGTTATAGGTGGTGGTCCAGCTGGTTTAGCAGCGGCAATAAAGACTACGGAGTATGGTCTCAAGACTCTTGTGCTTGAACAGGGAGAGAAGCTAGGCGGGATAACGCTACAGTGTATACACCCGGGTTTCGGAATCCATTACTTCAAGGAGGATCTTACTGGGCCAGAGTTCATTTATAGGTTCATCAAGAAGATCGAGTCTCTTGGCGTGGAGTACTATACGAACGCCTATGTTGAGTCCATAGAGTATCGTAGCATCATGGAGAAAAAGATCTCGGTCATAATGCCGGGTAGAGTACTCGATATCACTACAAAGACTATAATCTACACCACGGGTGCAAGAGAGAGGCATAGATACGAGATCAATATACCTGGAGCTAATGTCAGCGGCGTCTATACGGCTGGAGAAGCACAGGCAATGATGGACCTATGGGGTGTTATGCCCGGCAAGAGAGTAGTCATAGTGGGCTCTGGAGACGTAGGATTGATTATGGCCAGACGCTTCGCCCTCGAGGGAGCTAGAGTCGAGGCTGTAATAGAGATCCTGCCTTACCCCGGTGGTTTAACCAGGAATATAGTACAGTGCTTGAAAGACTATAACATACCATTGTATCTCAGCCACGCTGTAGTAGAGATAAAGGGACGTAAACGCGTCGAGAAAGTAGTCGTGGCAAAAGTCAACGAGAACCTAGAGCCAATACCAGGAACCGAGAGAGAAATTGAATGCGATACAGTGGTCATAGCGGCTGGGCTCATACCACAGGTTAGGCTTCTCGAGAAACTAGGCGTACCAATAGACCCGGCTACACGTGGACCCATAGTCAACGACTACCTTGAGACCAGTATACCCGGGATATTCGTTGCAGGCAACGCACTGGTGATAAACGATTTTGTTGACTACGCTGTAGAACAGGGAGAACAGGCAGCTGATGGAGCTCGTTTATTCATAGAAAACAAGGGTATACACACCAGGAAATGGAGGAGAATAGTCAAAGGCAGGAACATAAGGCTCGCCGTCCCACACTATGTTAGTGGAGACAAGGACGTCGTATTATACGCTAGAGTCAAGTGGCCAGAAGACAATGTATGGTTTAGAATCCCGGAGACTGGTAGGAAGCTGTTCATGCCTAAGGTAAGACCCGCCGAAATGATCAGGTATGTCTTAGCTAAAGACGATATCCTCAAGACTACCGACAAGATAACCCTGGAGGTCTCCGGGCAATGACTCGGGTTGTGAGGAAAGTATTGTGTATAGTTTGTCCTCGTGGCTGCGAAGTCAAGGTAGTGATCGAGGGTGGAGAGATAAAGTCTATTGAAGGCAATGCTTGTCCTCGTGGAGCAGAGTACGCTGTAACGGAAGTCAGGTCACCAAAAAGAGTGTTGATGAGTGTTGTTAAGTGCAGAGACGGCGACTTACCTGTTGTCTCTGTGAAAACAGATAAACCCATACCGAAAGACAAGTTGCTCGAGGTCTCGAAGTATCTAGCCAACATAGAGGTAAAAGCTCCTGTCGAAATAGGCGATATTATTGTGGAGAATGTTCTTGGTCTCGGAGCAAATATTGTTGCAACAAGACCGTGTAGGAAACAAAAGTAGAGGGAAAGAAAGGTTTGTTTTTAGACATATTATTGTTGTTCTGCTCTAGCTTTATCTCTTGGATATGTTTTCGCTAGTATAATCCATGCTATGAGACTTATTATCCATAGCGAGACTATTAGTACAGCTGAGTACATTAGTGCTTGTTTTTCCTCAAATCCTATGTCCATGAAGTATTTCGAGAGCAATGCGTATATTACTGGTCCCACGGCCCATCCTATAGTGTTGAGCACATTGTATACTGAGAAGACTGTTCCACGGATCTCTGGTTTGACTACATCGCTTATAACGGAGTTTATGTTCGGGTAAGCGAATGTAGTGAACATCATTCCACATAGTGCTAGTATTGCTGGCGGTAATAGTGTTAACAAGTCTTCTTTACCATAGGGGTAGGGGTATGTTAGCATGGCGACCATTGCAGCGTAGCCTATTATGATGCCTATGATTGGTATCTTTACTCTAGCCAGTATGTCGCCTTTCTTTACTCTTCTGTCACTAAGTGTTCCGCCTATAACGTGTCCAAGAGCTATTGATAGTACTGCTATGGATACAACTAGTGATGCAGACTTCTTGCTTACGCCCCACTTAACCTCGAAGTAATTTACAGCCCATAGGCTCAGCATACCCCATGGTATAGTCCATGCTATTATCTGGAGTATTATAATGAGTACTGTTGGTATCGCTAGTGCTTTCAATGCTTTCCTGAGACCGTACTTGCCTACTTCTTTCTTCTCAGCATACCCTATTGTTACTCCACGTGATATGACGTACAAGGGTATCGCGAAGACGAGGACGGCAAGACCTGTTGTCAGGTAGGCGTATCTCCATGTCAGTAGTATGCCGGCGATAACAAGGCCTATAGCCATGCCGAGGACGCTTGAAGCATAGTAGACAGCGTAGCCGGAGCCCCTCTTCTCTGATGGTACTACGTCTGCTATGAACGCGTAGATCACTGGGCCTATTCCTGTTATTGCTATACCGAATATCGTGAAGTATATCATTAGCTCGATGTATGATCTGGCTGTTGCTACTGCTAGAAGCGACAGCCCCATCATGACTCCTAGTACTGCAAGTACCTTCCTACGCCCTATCTTGTCGGCAAGTACTCCCCAAAGGAACGAGAGGGCTAGACCTATTATCTGTGGTATAGTCCTGAGGAGCCCTGCGTATACTCTCCAGTCCTCTTTTGTACCAGGGATAAGTCCCTCTTTCCATAGCGTGTCAACAATAGCTGCTATCATGTAGTAGCCTGCAAAGTAGAATAAGACTAGTAGCCCGAGTAGCCCTAGTATAGGGCCTACACGTACTTTCTCGGCCACTTTAGAGCCACCTCTTGAAGAAGCCAACGACTTTTTCTTCGTACTCCTTCGGGTAATCCTTTATTGCCGCGACATGCCCTGTATCAACAACCCATAGTTCAACGTTTTCGTTATGTTCTCTGAGTTTCTTGTAGAACTCTTCGATCTCATGTAGTGCAACTAGATCGTCTTTCCTGCCGGCTATAATGAATACTGGCTGCTTAATCTTGTCGGCGTAATTAAGGATTACCAAGTCTTTTACATTTATGTTTGCTTTCTTGGAAGTATATTTTACTATCAGCGAGTACACCGAAAGCAATAAGTTCCTTAGTGGAGGCTTTAGCCTCTTGATCCACCGGCGTCCAGAAGTGATGATATTAATATAGGGGCTATCGGCGACAACAGCTTTGACTCTACTGTCTTTGGAGGCAAGCATTAGTGATACTGCTCCACCCATAGAGTACCCTATAACACCAATGCTCTTGGCTAGCTCGGGTTTGTTTTCCTGAAGCCAGTCAATAATCTTTCTTACATCATCTACTTCTCTGTATCCTAGCGTAGTGATCTCTCCTTCGCTTGCACCATGTGCTCTAAAATCGAATGCTACTACATTGAAGTTGTTCCTAGCCAAGATCTCTATGACAGGCTTTATGTAGTCTTCATCCCATTTACTTGACGTATAGCCGTGGAGTACTATCACTGTCTTATCGCTGCCGCGTGGAATAATCCATCCCTTGAGCTTCACCCCATCATCTGTAGTCACTTCAGCGTCTTCATAGTTGAAACCGAGGTCGCTTGGCTTCCAGTCGAGCACTTTCCTCGGAGGTCTCACTAACTTGTTGGCAGCTGCTTTCGCTAGCCCTACTAGTAGTAGCGCTATTAGAATGACTAGAGCTGTCAAAGAGACTACTAAGTAGATGAGAATAGTTTGGTCGATCAAGAGGGACACCTAGATACATTATTTACATGATGGAAAATTTTAAGTTTAACCACCTAGATAGGAGCCTACCATGGTGTAGTATATGGCTTCTCTTGTACTGGGACATAGAGGCTACCCCATGAAGTATCCTGAGAACACTATTGCCTCGTTTCTTGCTGCAGTACTATACGGGGCTGATGGTGTTGAGCTTGACGTATGGCTTTCAAGTGATGGCGTCCCTGTTGTAATCCATGATAGAAGTACTGGTAGGGTTGCTGGAGTAGATGTTGATGTCAAGAAGACTAGTGTCGGAGAGCTTAAGAAACTCCATCTAGGTCTTGGACAGACTATTCCTTCTCTCGAAGAAGTCTTTAGGGCATTGCCATATGATACTCTTGTTGCCATCGAGATAAAAGATGTTGATGCTGTTGAGCCTGTGTACGAGTTGGTTAAGAAGTATAACTTGTTTGATAGAGTTTTTATCATAAGTTTTATCGAGGAAGCGCTAAAGAGAATGCGCAGTCTTGACCCAAAGATTAAACTTGGCTTAAACATTGATAGTCTAGAGAAAGCACAGAGAGCTATTGAGCTAGCACGTGAACTCAATCTCTACAGTATAAACCCACCTATCCAAGGCATAGAAGTTGTTGGCGTGAACGTCTTCAAGAACTACTTGAAGACCGTGAAGAGTATTGGCTGTAGAGTAATGCTGTGGACAGTCAATGACCCCAAGGTGCTCGCCGACCTAACTGAACTATACGATGTCGTGATAACAGACAACGTGGAGACTCTAGTAAAGACTATAAGGTCTATTGAATAATTGCAAATACAAGCAAACGTATAAGGCTACTCTAGAAATCTTTTAACAACCACCATTACTGTATCTTTTGTTTAATACCAACTATTTATAGAGGCTATTACCTTATCCTATATCTCTTGTAGAGTGGAGCCTATGGGTGATAGGAGTCTAACTAGAGAGGTACTGAAGATCTCGTGGCCAATGCTGATAAGCGAGCTCAGCGAGAGCTTGTACTCTATAGCCGACACTTATTTTGTATCCAGCCTTGGAACCACTGCTTTAGCCGCTGTTGGTGTTGGCAGCTACTTGTCGTGGCTTTTCTTCGTCGTGGTTGCATTGTTCTCGACTGGAGTCATAGTCTACGTCTCCCAGAGCTATGGTGCAGGCGAATTGTCTAAAGCAAGGCGTGCTCTAGGCGAAGCCATAGTCTATGGTGTTTTAACTACATCACTTGTAGCTATAGTAGTACACTATAATTCATCGTGGCTTGTGAGCCTCATAGCCGGGCCTAATCCGGGAGTTGTCGCTGTTGGAGCCAGTTATCTTGCTACGAGAATCCTTGGGCTCCCAGTTCTCGTGGCAGCAGTATCAATGGATTCATCTCTCAGGGCAATTGGTGCTACGAAGTATTCCATGGTGGTTGTTCTCAGCAGCACGTTCTTGAACATAGTGCTTGACCCGTTGTTCATATTCGGGCTCTATGGGTTTCCTCGAATGGGTGTTGTTGGTGCCGCTGTGGCTACTGTAATATCCATAGTCTACATGGTCCCACTGGAACTGTTCTTCCTCAAGAAAACAGGTATTCCCCCGGCAATAACAGTCAATATACGCTTCTTAAGAGAGGGTTTCATCTATAGGATTGTGAGGATAGGTGCTCCAACGGCTCTCGAGAGAGCTGTTTTCGCGATCGGTAACAACGCGTACATAGCTTTCATAGCTAGATGCGGTGAAGTAGCGCTTGCCGCTCACCAGATCGGTATTCGTATTGAGAGCTTCATCTACATGCCTGGCTTCGCTTTCTCGGTAGCAGCCTCAGCTCTTGTTGGGCAACGGATAGGAGCTGGTAACATAGATGAAGCCAAGAGGATCGGGTGGGAAGCAGCAAGGATAGCAACAATAATCATGGCCGTACTAGGGGTGTTTCTCGCAGCAACATCGTATTACCTCGTGCTGCCATTCTCCCCTACAGCAGATGTGGCTCAACTAGCATCCATATACCTTATACTAGCTGGTTTAAGCGAGCCGGGACTAGCACTGGTAATGACGCTAAGTGGTGGTATACGTGGCGGTGGAAACACCTTGGTGCCAATGATGTTGAACGTGACCGGGCTTTATCTCTTCCGTGTACTGCCTGCAGCATTCCTAGTAAACATCTATGGAGCGGTAGGTGCGTGGACAGCAATGTTCATCGATGTGTATCTCCGCGGCATAATCTTCCTGATCGTGTACCGGAGGTTCTTCAGGAGACTCGTCAAAAGAGTAGTGTAGGTCTATATTGGATGATTGAATAAAGAAAAGTTGTTCCATTACTTCCTGTAACGCTATAGCCCTAATTCTCCTGCTATTTCTTTTAGTGCATTTAGCCCTATTTCCATGAATTCGTCGAGGCTTATGCCTAGTTCTTCTATCTCCTTGATCCTGTTTCTATCTATGTTTTTGGCGAAGTCTTTTGACCTGTATTTCTTCTTGAGTGACTTGAGTTTTATCTCCTCGATCTTCTTATGTGGCATTACTAGTGCTGTAGCTATTATGAGTCCGGACAAGTGGTCTGCTGCACGTAGTGCGTGAACTATCTTTTCTACGCCTGGTATTGTTGGCTTGAACCCGTTGTGCTCATTGTGTGCTGCAATAGCCTCGATGGCTTCTCTCGGCAGTATCCCCTCAAGGATCTTCATTGCCTCGAGTCCATGCCGTTTGAGATCCCTGTTAACTATATCGTAGTCTATATCGTGGAGAAGCCCTATTAGACCCCATAGCTCCTCGTTCTCGCCAAGCCGCCTCGCTACAGCCCTCATTATAGCCTCGACGGCCAGGCAATGCTTTACCATTTTCTCGTCACGTAGATTCTTCTTGAGTAGGTCAAGAGCTTCACTCCTGCTAATCAATACGTATACCCCCTCCTGGTTCTCAACTAGATTCTATGAAAATCCATGGCTTCTTCATTACCTTCCTATAGCCTATTCTTGTATAAACTCTTATCGCGGGCTCGTTGTTCTCCGCAACATGGAGTAAGGCCTTGGCGCCGGATACTATGGCGTCTCTTGTCATAGCCGATGTGACTATTTTCGCGTAGCCGTGTCCACGGTATTCTGGATGAGTATAAACATCGCCTATAATCCAGACCTCGTTTGTTCTCAAGTAGCAGCAAGCTATGGAAACAAGTTTGGTGTCGACAAATACTCCATAGTATCTTGTCCTAGATAGTAATGCTTGAGCACTGGTGTAATCAATAATTCTGCCCTGGATTTTCTTGAGCTCCACAAACTCTCTAACATGGTGCTTATTCTCTGGATCGAGCTTGACAGCTTTCTCTGGATGATAAGGCGTGAATTCTTTCTCTGAGACAAGCATATCAAGATAGTACATTGTCTTGAAAACAATATTCTTTGACTCAAGGAGTTTCTCTACTAGGTCTAGATTCTCTCTATTGTATACATGGATAATTGTGTTCTTTTCAAAGGGTATGAACTCCACTAGATTACTGACGTTTCCCCATAAATGAACGCCATTAACATTTGGCCCATGCCAGACAAGCACGTACCCATTGATCCTGTTATTATCAATGCTGAAGTATACATCCGTGTTATCAATCTCGTAGATAAGGTCGTATAGAAGATAGACATGTTCCAATGGGTTTCTCGAGTAGAGTTCCATAATGTTTCGCCACAAGTTGTAATCAAGGTCGTATAGACGCCTACGTGCACTCATACAATGATGCCCTTCAACCACTTTGTGTTGCAGAGAGTAGGGGGTTCTCTTCATCAAGCTTAATAAGTAGGTCTGCTATATTTTTGTTTAACAGTGTCTCTATGGTATCTCTTTGGTTTTATGTACTTTTCATACATATACTTCATACATTACTATTTTATTAGGTAAGGATAATACTTAACTTAGTAAGTTTAAGTGGGGATGTAGGACATATTGAAAAGTATAATTCCTTCGTTAATGATTATGGCTATTTTATTAACTATGAGTATGGCTTATGCTATATGGCTTGATACTCTCAAGGTTAATGTCTATGTTACTGTAGCTTCTGGAAACCCTCATATAGGCTCTTATAGGGTGTTCAAATGCTGTGAACATTGCTGCTGTTGTTGCATTAAGTGTAAGGGGCTTGAAGACAACCAAATGATGTTGAGTAATGATAGTAGTATCTTATTGCTAATGAATATTGAGTGTTGTAAACACTGCCTCCTACCCAAGGAGGATACTTTGCTATGGGTTGGACTTGTAATGGAGCATAATGGCACTTTACCAACGAAGATCTATGGTGTAGATGTTGATGTAAATGGTAGCTATGATAGTGTTGAAGTTGAAATGTATGCCTATGGGCCCTATAGTGATGGTGTAGGATTACATGAATGGGGTCACGTGGACCCCGATGACCTGCCTTATCCAGGCTATAATACGTCAGTAGTTATCGTAGGGAACGAGAAGGCTATACTATGGATAAAAATAGTGATCAAGGGGTGTAATGGGCTGGTAAACATATCCGTGAAACCTCTGGCAAAGCCATGGAATACAGGTTAAGTATAATGACTACCCCCCACAACCATAGATAAGCCTATAGGAGAGTAATAAACCCCCTATCACAGGGTTCTACGATACCCTTAAATTACCCAGGTAGTCCCCCCTTTCCCAGAGGTGCGTGTTTATGCGTAAACCAGTGGCCATAATACTCATAATAGTAGTCCTTGTGACAGGAATGCTGTCTTACTACTGGGTATATCAGTCTGCTAGAGAGCGTCCTCGTATAGCGATCTATGCTTACGTCGACCCTATAACAGGTATTGATCCATCACTAGAGTTTGATACAGGTCTTGTCGTGCTTGGTGTCGTGTATGAGCCACTACTATACTATAACCCGGAGACAGGAGAGCTTATACCAGCATTAGCCGAGTCATGGGAGTCGAGCAAGAACAATACTGTGTGGACTTTCCATCTACGCCACGACGCTAAATTCCATGATGGTACTCCTGTCACAGCCTATGCTGTTAAATTCAGTATAGAGCGTGCTCTGAAGGCGTACTTGGAGGAGGGGGAAGGCCCTGGGTATATCTGGGAGGGTGTCAAGGAGATCAGGGTTCTCGATAACTATACTGTCCAGTTCATACTCGAGAGGCCCATGAGACTCGACTTGATTGCTGCAGCTAGTTATGGAGCCTACATCTATAGCCCGAAAGTGCTCGAGGAAGCTGGTGTAAGTGATCCACTCGACCCGGCTTTGAGAAACTGGTTTGACCAGGGACATGAAGCCGGGAGCGGGCCCTACATGATCGAATACTATAATCCGGAGAGCGAGATTAGACTGAAGAAAT contains:
- a CDS encoding NAD(P)/FAD-dependent oxidoreductase; this translates as MGKTRVLIIGAGITGLSIARVLSMYENLDVVVVEKEPDVGWGATKANTAIIHPCHEEDPDKHPLRAKLCLEGHDLWYKWTKELDIPVKWPGELIVATNDEEASALKHYLSLGMRNGVAGVRIVDKEELAALEPNVNPNAIAGLWAPTAGQMSPWEAAVALAENSVSNGARILFETEVKRVVVREKKVVGVETNNGFIEADMVINAAGIHADEISRSAGIDEFTIFPRRGEYVIYDEDVDIKVKRIVHTAPTPKTKGVYVTTTLEGNLLIGPTAEDLPIDAKEEKSTTRNGIKYILEAAKKILKTIPPRTKIIRMFAGLRPEPSTGSFIIKFYEEPWGFINVAGIRSPGLTAAPAIAYYVRDMIAERTSLVEKRKWNPIRRGIKRISRMNQDEKARIVKENPRYGRIICLCKEVSEAEIIEAIKRMKAIGVKTITLDGIKFRTHAMFGRCQGSFCRLRIALLISREQDIPLWKVSFKGSGSEYGVGEVKEVFKEV
- a CDS encoding FAD-dependent oxidoreductase, with the translated sequence MAGLVYDVVVIGGGPAGLAAAIKTTEYGLKTLVLEQGEKLGGITLQCIHPGFGIHYFKEDLTGPEFIYRFIKKIESLGVEYYTNAYVESIEYRSIMEKKISVIMPGRVLDITTKTIIYTTGARERHRYEINIPGANVSGVYTAGEAQAMMDLWGVMPGKRVVIVGSGDVGLIMARRFALEGARVEAVIEILPYPGGLTRNIVQCLKDYNIPLYLSHAVVEIKGRKRVEKVVVAKVNENLEPIPGTEREIECDTVVIAAGLIPQVRLLEKLGVPIDPATRGPIVNDYLETSIPGIFVAGNALVINDFVDYAVEQGEQAADGARLFIENKGIHTRKWRRIVKGRNIRLAVPHYVSGDKDVVLYARVKWPEDNVWFRIPETGRKLFMPKVRPAEMIRYVLAKDDILKTTDKITLEVSGQ
- a CDS encoding DUF1667 domain-containing protein, whose protein sequence is MTRVVRKVLCIVCPRGCEVKVVIEGGEIKSIEGNACPRGAEYAVTEVRSPKRVLMSVVKCRDGDLPVVSVKTDKPIPKDKLLEVSKYLANIEVKAPVEIGDIIVENVLGLGANIVATRPCRKQK
- a CDS encoding MFS transporter, with the protein product MIAAIVDTLWKEGLIPGTKEDWRVYAGLLRTIPQIIGLALSFLWGVLADKIGRRKVLAVLGVMMGLSLLAVATARSYIELMIYFTIFGIAITGIGPVIYAFIADVVPSEKRGSGYAVYYASSVLGMAIGLVIAGILLTWRYAYLTTGLAVLVFAIPLYVISRGVTIGYAEKKEVGKYGLRKALKALAIPTVLIIILQIIAWTIPWGMLSLWAVNYFEVKWGVSKKSASLVVSIAVLSIALGHVIGGTLSDRRVKKGDILARVKIPIIGIIIGYAAMVAMLTYPYPYGKEDLLTLLPPAILALCGMMFTTFAYPNINSVISDVVKPEIRGTVFSVYNVLNTIGWAVGPVIYALLSKYFMDIGFEEKQALMYSAVLIVSLWIISLIAWIILAKTYPRDKARAEQQ
- a CDS encoding alpha/beta fold hydrolase, with amino-acid sequence MIDQTILIYLVVSLTALVILIALLLVGLAKAAANKLVRPPRKVLDWKPSDLGFNYEDAEVTTDDGVKLKGWIIPRGSDKTVIVLHGYTSSKWDEDYIKPVIEILARNNFNVVAFDFRAHGASEGEITTLGYREVDDVRKIIDWLQENKPELAKSIGVIGYSMGGAVSLMLASKDSRVKAVVADSPYINIITSGRRWIKRLKPPLRNLLLSVYSLIVKYTSKKANINVKDLVILNYADKIKQPVFIIAGRKDDLVALHEIEEFYKKLREHNENVELWVVDTGHVAAIKDYPKEYEEKVVGFFKRWL
- a CDS encoding glycerophosphodiester phosphodiesterase, encoding MASLVLGHRGYPMKYPENTIASFLAAVLYGADGVELDVWLSSDGVPVVIHDRSTGRVAGVDVDVKKTSVGELKKLHLGLGQTIPSLEEVFRALPYDTLVAIEIKDVDAVEPVYELVKKYNLFDRVFIISFIEEALKRMRSLDPKIKLGLNIDSLEKAQRAIELARELNLYSINPPIQGIEVVGVNVFKNYLKTVKSIGCRVMLWTVNDPKVLADLTELYDVVITDNVETLVKTIRSIE
- a CDS encoding MATE family efflux transporter, encoding MGDRSLTREVLKISWPMLISELSESLYSIADTYFVSSLGTTALAAVGVGSYLSWLFFVVVALFSTGVIVYVSQSYGAGELSKARRALGEAIVYGVLTTSLVAIVVHYNSSWLVSLIAGPNPGVVAVGASYLATRILGLPVLVAAVSMDSSLRAIGATKYSMVVVLSSTFLNIVLDPLFIFGLYGFPRMGVVGAAVATVISIVYMVPLELFFLKKTGIPPAITVNIRFLREGFIYRIVRIGAPTALERAVFAIGNNAYIAFIARCGEVALAAHQIGIRIESFIYMPGFAFSVAASALVGQRIGAGNIDEAKRIGWEAARIATIIMAVLGVFLAATSYYLVLPFSPTADVAQLASIYLILAGLSEPGLALVMTLSGGIRGGGNTLVPMMLNVTGLYLFRVLPAAFLVNIYGAVGAWTAMFIDVYLRGIIFLIVYRRFFRRLVKRVV
- a CDS encoding HDIG domain-containing protein yields the protein MISRSEALDLLKKNLRDEKMVKHCLAVEAIMRAVARRLGENEELWGLIGLLHDIDYDIVNRDLKRHGLEAMKILEGILPREAIEAIAAHNEHNGFKPTIPGVEKIVHALRAADHLSGLIIATALVMPHKKIEEIKLKSLKKKYRSKDFAKNIDRNRIKEIEELGISLDEFMEIGLNALKEIAGELGL
- a CDS encoding GNAT family N-acetyltransferase: MSARRRLYDLDYNLWRNIMELYSRNPLEHVYLLYDLIYEIDNTDVYFSIDNNRINGYVLVWHGPNVNGVHLWGNVSNLVEFIPFEKNTIIHVYNRENLDLVEKLLESKNIVFKTMYYLDMLVSEKEFTPYHPEKAVKLDPENKHHVREFVELKKIQGRIIDYTSAQALLSRTRYYGVFVDTKLVSIACCYLRTNEVWIIGDVYTHPEYRGHGYAKIVTSAMTRDAIVSGAKALLHVAENNEPAIRVYTRIGYRKVMKKPWIFIESS